From the Bacteroidales bacterium genome, the window ATCAATGATCCTGAATAATATGGGAATGATCCATTATGAGCTGGAAGAATATCAGAATGCCATTGATCTTTATACGAACTCGTTGCTGCTAAAGGTTGAGCTGGATGATAAAGCCGGTATTTCACTCTGTCTTTCAAACCTTGGTTCGACACTACGAATGCTTGGGCGCATTGATGAATCAAATGCACATTTTACACAGGCCTTAAAAATTGACCAGGACCTGGGCAACCAGTTGGGTATTGCGATCCAACTTGCGCAAATTGCCGGAAATTTGCTTCATAAGAATGAACCCTTAAATGCAATCAGTTATTACCAGCAAAGTAATGAAATTGCCTACGACATAAATGCCAGGCATTTGCTAAAGGAAAACTTCATGTACCTTGTAAAAGCGTACATTGCCGCAAATAATTATGATCAGGCTTATGACTATATGGTGAAATACATCACCTTCAGGGATGATATGATCATTCCTCCTGAAGAGCTTGAAGGTTATGGGTATGAAAGAAAAGAGCCGGGCAAGGTTTCACGGTTTTTCCGAACGCCAGGCTGTTTTGGTTTTTTTGATCTGGTTTTGGTGCTGAGTATCTTATTGAACCTGTTTTTGCTCTTTAGGATAATGAGAAAGCATTGACAAAGATTACAGTCGCATTTCTGAAACGTTAATACAGGTTTTTATTTGAACCTATTGCTTACCGGGTAAATGATTCTATGTCTTTATTTGTGAAACCTCTACGAGGTTTTTGTTTTATTTGGGTAACATTTTGCTACAATAATATATCGCCTACAGCGATCAAGCCTTACAACGATACGATTTCCGCACAGCTAATTAAGCTTAGAGGATATGTATTGTTGAATAAGATGTGTAACTTCTACAAATAATTAATTTTCTTGGTTGTCATTTTGCTACAATGCTATTTAGCCTAAAGCGATTTCCTGCAAAAATAATACGAATTCCACAAAGCGAATTCCGCGTAGCGGATACACTATTGTAGCATATGCATGTGATCTTGTATTCTAATTCCACATAGTGGATTCACAAATGAAGTTGGACCAAAGTATTTGAATCCATGTTCTATTAGGGTAATATTTTGCTTCAATACTGTTTATAGCAAATTTTGCCTAGCAGATACAGTATTGTAGAACAAGATTTACTTCGGATATACCTCTATCTGTCTGAAATCCTGAATCCTGTAGATGGAAAGCCCTTTGTTTTCAAATCCATTTCGGCCCAATGGTTCGAACGAGAAAGGAATCTGCATGCCCCGGTAACGGTAGGAGGGAAGGCATTCTTCAAAAGCCGCCCCATATTTCATCATGGCGCTCACAAAATACCAGGTAATATCAAAAGCTTCAAATGCAAAGCGGTTTGGCAATGGCTCAGTATTATATGTATTTCTGAATAAGCGTATATAGTTTTTTACTGGTTCGGCATTATAATCAATATAACTATGAGAGGGAAGGTGCAGGCGCAGGTTGACAATGTGTTCGGTATCAATCTCAAACTCTTCCCACTCTTGCATCCCGAAACAGGTGATATCATAATCAGCCCTGATGTCATTGAGTTTCCTGATAAAGTCCATGATGAAGACTTTATCTGTTGAAAGCCCGACAATGATGTTTTCGCGAGTTTTACTGAGGCTTCTTCTTACCCCATCCAGGCTGTCGCGGATATAAATGACTTCGTTTAATCCTGCTTCTCCGAATTCCTTGCGGAAGATTTCTGAGGTTTCGTTTTCGCTGAAGGAAAACTGCCTGACCACAATGATATTTTTTCCTGCAAAGTTGTTCTTGATAAATGATGCCAGCACATGCACCTGATCTTTTGAGGATGACTGGGCTTTAATGCTGTATGGATTGTTCAGCAGGAATTCGGTTCGTGTAGAAAGCGGATTAACGATATTGATTTTGTTGCTGGCGGCAAAACGTGCCATCTTGTCGAAATTACCTGAAAACAGTGGCCCTATAATAAGATCCATGTTGCTCAATTCTGATCTTGCAAGTACCTTGTCCACACTTTCAGGTGTGTTATCAACATCATATACATGCACTGTTGCATTGAGACCAAGTTTACCAAGGCTGTCAATGGCAAGCATAGCGCCATAATAGAATTGCATGAACTCATACGATTTATTTAGACTTTGCTCTTCACCTGTGAGAGAATCGGATGTCGGAAATTCTACCTTAGCATCCAGGAAAAATGGAAGCATAAGGGCAATATTGTAGGTTTTTCCATGCTCAACGAGAGGGTGGCAATCTTCCGGTATGCCAGGTCCAGGGATTTCCGGAACCTCTTCTTCAACTGGAGGTTTGATTTCTTGTAAAACCTTTTTGGTCGTGATATTATACACCGGAATTTGCAATACCTGTTTCGGTTGAAGGCCTTCAGCAGCGTGAGGATTATGTTTTATCAATTCATCCGCGCTCACTCCATATCGTTTTCCGATCCTGAACAGGGTTTCGCCCCGTCGCACCCGGTGATAGGTGTAGGTTACAGTGGTGTCCTGAATAGTCTTGTATTGCGGTTCCTGAGTGCCGTGAAAATTTTTTAACCGGATGGTTTGTCCAGCTTTCAAACCGTCTGTTAGTCCGGGGTTCAGGTTGTTGATTTCTTCCACTGTCATGTTAAACCTGCGCGAAATGGAGAAGAGTGTTTCTCCGGCCTGCACGGTATAGGTTTCAGGGATCGAACCTGGTTTTGGCTGTTCAGCTTGTTTTTCTTCCGGTTTAGATTGAACAATAACCTCTGAACCTTTTTCTGGTATTACGAGAACCTGCCCGGGCTGCAGCTCAGTGATGCCGGGATTGGCAGCCCTTAACTCAGGAACAGTAATGCTGTATTGCCTGGCAATGCCGAAAAAGGTTTCCTGAGCAGTAACGGTGTGAGAGTTTGCTTTTGGAGTGGCTGGAGTTTTTGACGGAACCGGAATGGTCTGCGGTTTCTGATCAGAAGTAGCTTCTGCCTTTGGTGAGTTTTCAGCAGAACCGATTGCGCCCATGTCTTTGGGTATCTTCATCACATCGCCGGTGGTAATAATTCCTTTAAGTCTCGGATTTTCCCGGTTTATATCAGCAACACTTAGCTGATAGGCAGCGGCGATGCTTTCCATGGTTTGACCCTGGCGCACCAGGTGAATATAATATTCCTTGCCATCCATCATTTCAATGACTTCTGAGCGTTGTACCGCACCTGGTTGCTGAGCACATACTACTGCTGAAGCATAAAACAGAAGAAACACGATAAGAAATCTTTTCACTTTATTATATCTTTAATTATTATCAACGCTGTTTTTTGTAAAACATTCTGTTGAGCAATCCTTCAAGGTTCAAATCCTATCTTTACAAAAATCAATTTCATTTTGTCTTTGTCGTCGGGTTGTGCCTTACAGGAAAATTGACAGAGTTCGCATTAAAGCACAGCTTATTTGCTTTTTTATGTAATTCATTTGCTTTATCAATCATGGAATTCTCTTTCACAACTACTATGGGATTAAGTGTTACTTCGGTGAATTGCCCCCCGCCGTTAGAAGTTTCAACCATAATTCCTGTTGCATTGTCGGTGTAATCCAAAACAATTACGCCTTTTTCTGAACACAAATGCAAGAACCAAAGCATGTGGCAAGAGGACAATGAGGCTACTAATAAATCTTCTGGATTATGTCTTGACTTATCGCCACGAAATGCCGGGTCAGACGATCCAAGGATATCGGGCTTGTTTTCTATGCTTATTCGATGACTTCTTTCGTAATTCCTGAAATTATCCGTTCCTGTGCCTAGGTTCCCCGTCCACTTTATTGTTGCATTGTAGCGATGTTGTCCATGCATAATTATTCATCTATTATTTTCATTCTTTCTGTCTGAACCCGTTTCTGTGAACTGGCTAAAACAATCCAGACCCATTACTCCATCACTCCATCCCGATAGCCATCGGGACTCCATCGCTCCATCTCCCCAACTCTCCGTCTCTAAAACTACTCCCATTCAATCGTTGCCGGAGGTTTTGAGCTGATATCGTAAACCACGCGGTTCACACCTTTCACTTTGTTGATGATGCGGTTCGAAACCTCGGCAAGAAATTCATAAGGCAGGTGAATCCAGTCGGCGGTCATGCCATCGGTTGAACCAACGGCACGCAATGCCACCACAAAATCGTAGGTGCGTTCGTCACCCATAACGCCCACCGAGCGCACAGGCAACAACATAACGCCGGCTTGCCAAACTTTATCGTACCAGTCGTATTCTTTCAAGGCTTCAATAAAAATAAAATCAGCTTCCTGTGCGATCCTTATCTTTTCAGCGCTGATACTGCCCAGGATTCTGATTCCTAAACCCGGCCCGGGAAAAGGATGTCGGTTCACAAGCAAAGGACTGATGCCTAATTCCCTGCCTACCTTGCGCACTTCATCTTTAAAGAGCGATTTTAAAGGCTCAATGATTTTAAGTTTCATATAGTCGGGAAGGCCGCCAACATTATGATGCGATTTGATAGTTGCCGATGGCCCATTCACCGAAATGGATTCAATGACATCGGGGTAAATGGTGCCTTGTGCGAGCCATGTTGCATTAGGGATGGCATGGGCGGCATCGTCGAAAACCTCGATAAAGGTTTTTCCGATGGCTTTGCGTTTCAGTTCCGGATCAGTAACGTCCTGCAAGGCATCAAGAAATCTTGGGCCCGCGTCAATGCCCCGGATGTTGAGGCCCATGTCCTGGTAGGTATGCAATACAGTTTCGAATTCGTTTTTACGCAGCAGTCCGTTGTCAACAAAAATGCAATGCAACTGCTTGCCAATTGCCTGATGCATCAGCACCGCAGCCACAGAAGAATCAACGCCACCCGAAAGTCCAAGAACAACATTGTCAGAACCAACAGTTTGCCTGATTTCTTTGATGGTCATATCAATAAAAGAAGCCGGCGTCCAGGTGGGTTCACAGCCACAAATGTCATAAACGAAATTTTTCAACAGGGTCATTCCTTCGGTGGTGTGATACACTTCGGGGTGAAACTGAATGCCATAAACCTGGTTGTTCAGGATTTGGAATCCTGCCACTTCCACATCTTTGGTGCTGGTAATGATTTCAAAAACTTCGGGGTTTGACTTGATTGTATCACCATGCGACATCCACACCTGGCATCCGGTATTCATGCCTTTCATCAAAGCATTTTCTTCGTGTATAAACGAAAGGTTCGCACGACCATACTCCCTTATTTTTGCTGGCAGAATCTTGGTTCCCCTTAAATTTGCAAGGTATTGCGCCCCGTAACAAACACCCAATACAGGAATTTTATCACCCAATGGGCTTAAATCAGGAAATGGTGCATTTGGATCATGCGTGGATGCCGGGCTTCCTGAAAGGATCACACCTTTAAAACCTTCATGCAATTCCGGGATATGTGTGCAGGGGTGTATTTCGCAGTAAACATTGAGTTCACGTATCCTGCGGGCTATCAGTTGGGTATATTGCGACCCAAAGTCAATGATAAGTATAGCTTGTTCCATTTCGCAAAGATAGGAAGTTCGGGAATTTGTTTGTTGATAAATTTGTTTGATGATGGTAGGGTAGGAGTTATGAATTATGAATGTTGAGCCTCCTCCGAAAAGTCAATATGCCCCTAAATTACTCACTTCGTTCGTGAGATCGCTTCGCTAAGTTCCCTAAAGGGGACTTCCACAAACTGCTGATTTTTATCGGTTCTGCGCTGTGGAAGATCTGGGACTAAAAAGCAGATTATGACCTTTCGTAGCAAACTCAAAATTAAATGTTGTATTTTGAATCTTGAACCCGTCACTTCGACCCCAAACGCTACTTCGACAAACTCAGTGACCGGCATTTTGAATATTGAATTTTGAATCTGGAATCTTAAACGTCGAACGTCGAACAGCGAACATGAAACTTTGAACTTCGAACCCGAAACGCCCAAACGCCAAACTTACCTCACGAGCGTAGCTTCGTAAACCGCCTGGTTTCCGACCTGGTCTTCAACAACAAGTTTGAATTTATTGCTGCCTTTCTGGGTTCTGTCGTCCATTTCATACACGAGCAGATCATTTTTGGCGTCGTAGTCCATGAGAATCCATTTGCCGTTCATGGTGCCACGGTAGGATTTAATTCCTGAAAGATCATCGCTGATTTTAATCCGGATATCCTGCTGTTGCGAAATGTTTTTATTGATTACGACATTTAAAGGCTTTATTTGCGGGGCAAGTGTGTCAGCCATTAGGCTATACACTCCGAAACTGCGAACCGAAGCGGTTACAAAACCGTCTTTGAAAGATCCTCCGGCCGCACTCCATTTTCCGTTATCGTCCTTTCTTACAATTACTACCTTGTTTTTAAGTTTTTGATCAAACATAACAGGTTTCATAGCGATAGTGAAATTGCTATGCACAGGCGTATATTTATTATGAACATGAAATTGTTTGGCAAGTGTTCCTTTGACCATTGCTTCTTCATCAAATTCAAACCAAACATCTTCATACAGCGCATTGGCGGGCATTTCCAGTACAAAATCATTGTTTTGAAAGCGGTTGATCCGATCGTACCGGAAAAATGTTTTATTGTCAGTGTTAGTTGCCAACAATGGCGCCGCCGAAGGTTGCGTTCCGGCAACCCTGAATTGCAACTTTGCAGTATTTCCAGCAGCATCCTTCACCTCAATTTTTACAACATGGTTTTTCTGCTCAGCAAATAAAAAAGTGCCTCCGTTATTGTTGATGGGATAAATCCTTAGAGGATTATTTGGCAGCAACCTGGTTTGGATGAACCTGCGCTTACTGCGCATTAATTCCTCATAATCAATAACCGCGTTCACATAGCGGGTTTCAGAAAAAGCAAATTCGTTAACACGATAGGCGAAAACCAGTTTATCATCAATGGAAATGTCTATAATTGAAATTCCATTCTTCAGGTTGCTGTGGTTATGCACATCGTATGCCTGTATGCCGAAGGCTACCTCGCCGGCAATGCGGATAGGCTGGTCCTGATTGAGCCAGTAATTGCCATTGGCTCCTTTAAGCTCGAATGTGAGTGCTTCTTCCTTTCCATTTATGGTGGAATATTCACCGGTAGGATAAATCTTCAATGCCTGTATAACAGGATGAATATTATCAAGGATATTTAGCCCGAAAAGTTTTGGATTTATAGGTTGCTGATTATGCGTATGCCTGATTTCAAAATGCAGGTGAGGCCCGCCTGAACTCCCGCTGTTGCCACTCCAGGCAATCACTTCCCCTTTTTTAACCTGTATGCTTTTTGGTTCGGGATAAAGATCAACATCAAAGGATTCCTGCTTGTATTGTTCACTGCGAATGTATTGTGTGATGCCGGGAGCGAAGTTTCTTACATGTGCATAAACCGTGCTGAAACCGTTAGGATGCTCAAGATAAATGGCTTTTCCAAAACCACCCGGAGAAATCCGTATTCTGGAAACAAAGCCATCAGCAGCGGCATATAAGGGCTTCCCTTCCACTCCGCCGGTTCTGTAATCAAGGCCTGAATGAAAATGATTGGATCGAATTTCAGCAAAAGTGCCGGATAAAGAAGGCGTAAAATCTATTGGAAAGCGAAAATAACCCTGAGGATAATCTTCCTGGCTCCAAAGCGGGGAAACAGAAAACGAAAAAATCAGTAAAAATGAAACAGCAAGCAGCATATTGCCAGGGATCGTGTTAAAATGGAATCGTAAATATTCAAACGGCAAAAGTAGGGTAATAATATTTCCCGGGTTTTCGGTTCGGAAAACCTTATTAATACCATTTTGTACATTTTGTTGAAAAATCTGGATGTTCACATGATTTATGTATTTGATAATCCTCTATTTTTGTTCGTCAATACATTCACCACAAAATAATACCATGCAGAAGAATAATTATTCATTTATGAGCCGCCTGTCAGTCCTGTTGATTTCAGTTATAATTGCTTTGCCGCAAGCAGGAGCGCAGAAAGGCAAAAAGACGCAGCCCGAATTGGATACGATCAAATCAGAGTTATTCAAAGGTTTAAAATGGCGTAGCATCGGACCGGCGTTCACCTCAGGCCGTATTTCTGACCTTGCTATCAATCCTTGCAACCCGAGCGAATATTATGTGGGTTCTGCTTCTGGCCACGTTTGGAAAACCGTAAACAATGGTACAACGTTCTCACCCATATTTGAGAATTATGGCACTTATGCCGTCGGCTCAATTATGATTGACCCGAACAATCCCCATGTTGTTTGGTTGGGAACCGGTGAAAATACACACCAGCGTGCCCTAGGCTATGGCAATGGCGTTTATAAATCGGAGGACGGCGGTAAAAGCTGGAAAAATATGGGGCTGAAAGAATCCCGCCAAATCGGGAAGATATTGATTGACCCAAGTAATTCCAATGTAGTTTATGTAGCAGCCGAAGGATCCGTTTGGGGTCCGGGTGGCGAACGCGGGCTTTATAAAACCACTGATGGTGGAAAGACCTGGGAAAAGGTTCTTGATATCAGCGAGAACACCGGCATCAACCACATCACCATGGATCCGCGCGATCCGGATGTGATCTATGCCATGTCGGAACAGCGTCGCCGGCATTTTTTCACCAAAATTGGTGGTGGGCCTGAAACCGGTATACATAAAACCACCGATGGCGGCAAAACCTGGCAAAAACTCAGCAGTGGTTTGCCTTCCGGCCATGTTGGTGGCGGCTGTATTGAAGTTTCTCCTGTGAACCCTGACTATGTTTATCTGATTATCGAAGCTGGCGAAGGCAAGGGCGGGTTTTTTCGATCCACTGACCGTGGTGCATCCTGGAACAAAATGAGCGACTATCATAGCAGCGGGCAGTATTTCAATATGATTGTCTGCGACCCGGTGGATGCAAACAAAGTGTATTCATTGGAGGTGGTATCAAAAGTTACCACCGATGGCGGCAAAACCTGGAACAATATCGGCCTTACAAAACGACATGTTGATGACCATTGTATGTGGATCAACCCCAAAAATACCGACCATTGGATGATTGGCGGTGATGGTGGATTATATGAAACCTATGATGCGGGCGATCATTACATACACAAAACAAATCTGCCGGTAACGCAATTTTATCGTGTGAATGTTGATGATACTGAACCCTTTTACTGGGTTTATGGCGGCACACAGGACAACAACAGCCTGGGCGGTCCATCGCGCAATATCAACCGCGATGGTGTGAGCAGCGGTGAGTGGATCACTACCCTCGGAGGCGATGGATTCTGGCAAGCCATAGAGCCGGGTAATCCGAATATTGTTTACTCCGCCTATCAGTATGGCAATATATTCCGCTATGACAAAAGCTCCGGCGAAAGGATCAAAATAAGGCCTGAACCGCGAGCCGACGAATTGCATTACCGGTGGAACTGGGATTCACCGTTCATTCTCAGCCCGCATTCAAAAACAAGACTTTACATGGGTGCCAACAAACTTTTCAAGAGCGATGACCGCGGCAATACTTGGGAAGTGATCAGCGATGATCTGACCCGCGATGAAGACCGCAACCAGTTCAAAGTGATGGGGAAATACTGGCCTTCCGATGCGGTTTCAAAGGACGTTTCCACTTCACAATGGGGAACCATAGTGGCATTGGCCGAATCAAAGCTCAAAGAAGGATTGATTTATGTGGGAACCGATGACGGACTTATCCAGGTGACTGAGGACGATGGCAAAACATGGCGAAAAATAAGCAGTTTCCCTGACGTTCCAGATTATACCTGGGTAAGGGATATTTTGCCTTCCAGATTTGATGAAAATATTGTGTTCGCAACTTTTAACAACCTTAAAAATGACGATTTCAAACCTTATGTGCTGAAAAGCACCGACAAAGGCCGAACATGGATTTCCATAGCTGCTAACTTACCAAATGAAACAGTACATTCCATTGCACAGGATTTTGTCAATCCCGATTTGCTTTTCGTGGGAACTGAGTTCAGCTTTTACGTAAGTTTTGATGGTGGAAGATACTGGGTGAAGTTCAATGCAGGTTTGCCGGATATTCAGATACCACAGATTGCCATACAAGAGCGGGAGCATGACCTTGTGATCGCGACTTTTGGCCGTGGATTTTATATTCTGGATGATTACAGTCCTTTGCGCCTCGTTAATGCAGAAAAGCTGAAGAGCGAACAAGCCTTGCTTTTCCCGATGAAGGATGCCTTGATGTATATCGAAGAGGGCGGCCGTTACGGAACAGGCTCAACGTATTATCTTGCACCGAATCCTCCTTTTGGCGCCACTTTCACGTACTTTCTCAAAGAGGTTCCCGAAACGCTTAAACAGCAGCGCTTGAAAAAGGAAAAAGATCTTTTTGAAAAGAGTGAGCCTATTCCGCAACCAACAAGGGAAATACTCGTTGCCGAAGAAAATGAGATAGCGCCTTATCTTATCTTTACGATCCGTGATGCTGAGGGTGCTGTGGTTCGCAGGTTATACGAAACGCCGAAAAAGGGAATTAATCGCGTGAACTGGCGATTGCGCTATGATAACATCTCAGCCCAGGCCAATGCAAAAGCCGAATTCAAGCCCGACAAAAATAACGCTGATGGCATGATGATTTTGCCCGGAACCTACACTGTAAGCCTTGAAA encodes:
- a CDS encoding glycosyl hydrolase is translated as MSRLSVLLISVIIALPQAGAQKGKKTQPELDTIKSELFKGLKWRSIGPAFTSGRISDLAINPCNPSEYYVGSASGHVWKTVNNGTTFSPIFENYGTYAVGSIMIDPNNPHVVWLGTGENTHQRALGYGNGVYKSEDGGKSWKNMGLKESRQIGKILIDPSNSNVVYVAAEGSVWGPGGERGLYKTTDGGKTWEKVLDISENTGINHITMDPRDPDVIYAMSEQRRRHFFTKIGGGPETGIHKTTDGGKTWQKLSSGLPSGHVGGGCIEVSPVNPDYVYLIIEAGEGKGGFFRSTDRGASWNKMSDYHSSGQYFNMIVCDPVDANKVYSLEVVSKVTTDGGKTWNNIGLTKRHVDDHCMWINPKNTDHWMIGGDGGLYETYDAGDHYIHKTNLPVTQFYRVNVDDTEPFYWVYGGTQDNNSLGGPSRNINRDGVSSGEWITTLGGDGFWQAIEPGNPNIVYSAYQYGNIFRYDKSSGERIKIRPEPRADELHYRWNWDSPFILSPHSKTRLYMGANKLFKSDDRGNTWEVISDDLTRDEDRNQFKVMGKYWPSDAVSKDVSTSQWGTIVALAESKLKEGLIYVGTDDGLIQVTEDDGKTWRKISSFPDVPDYTWVRDILPSRFDENIVFATFNNLKNDDFKPYVLKSTDKGRTWISIAANLPNETVHSIAQDFVNPDLLFVGTEFSFYVSFDGGRYWVKFNAGLPDIQIPQIAIQEREHDLVIATFGRGFYILDDYSPLRLVNAEKLKSEQALLFPMKDALMYIEEGGRYGTGSTYYLAPNPPFGATFTYFLKEVPETLKQQRLKKEKDLFEKSEPIPQPTREILVAEENEIAPYLIFTIRDAEGAVVRRLYETPKKGINRVNWRLRYDNISAQANAKAEFKPDKNNADGMMILPGTYTVSLEMDHNGEITPLSDALKFEAKVLENTSLPATNRKELVDFHKLVAELRRVSDGAQRFAGELNTKNENIRQALHYIPEVPQDLAEKLRSINQQLKDIEFRFEGTKPKASSEEVPPEAVSINHRMGAILAATWSSTGSPTQTMRSNYEIVRGVLPEILEQLRNIEGEIKTVETRLDAMKAPYTPGRLPELR
- a CDS encoding M23 family metallopeptidase; this translates as MNIQIFQQNVQNGINKVFRTENPGNIITLLLPFEYLRFHFNTIPGNMLLAVSFLLIFSFSVSPLWSQEDYPQGYFRFPIDFTPSLSGTFAEIRSNHFHSGLDYRTGGVEGKPLYAAADGFVSRIRISPGGFGKAIYLEHPNGFSTVYAHVRNFAPGITQYIRSEQYKQESFDVDLYPEPKSIQVKKGEVIAWSGNSGSSGGPHLHFEIRHTHNQQPINPKLFGLNILDNIHPVIQALKIYPTGEYSTINGKEEALTFELKGANGNYWLNQDQPIRIAGEVAFGIQAYDVHNHSNLKNGISIIDISIDDKLVFAYRVNEFAFSETRYVNAVIDYEELMRSKRRFIQTRLLPNNPLRIYPINNNGGTFLFAEQKNHVVKIEVKDAAGNTAKLQFRVAGTQPSAAPLLATNTDNKTFFRYDRINRFQNNDFVLEMPANALYEDVWFEFDEEAMVKGTLAKQFHVHNKYTPVHSNFTIAMKPVMFDQKLKNKVVIVRKDDNGKWSAAGGSFKDGFVTASVRSFGVYSLMADTLAPQIKPLNVVINKNISQQQDIRIKISDDLSGIKSYRGTMNGKWILMDYDAKNDLLVYEMDDRTQKGSNKFKLVVEDQVGNQAVYEATLVR
- the guaA gene encoding glutamine-hydrolyzing GMP synthase; translation: MEQAILIIDFGSQYTQLIARRIRELNVYCEIHPCTHIPELHEGFKGVILSGSPASTHDPNAPFPDLSPLGDKIPVLGVCYGAQYLANLRGTKILPAKIREYGRANLSFIHEENALMKGMNTGCQVWMSHGDTIKSNPEVFEIITSTKDVEVAGFQILNNQVYGIQFHPEVYHTTEGMTLLKNFVYDICGCEPTWTPASFIDMTIKEIRQTVGSDNVVLGLSGGVDSSVAAVLMHQAIGKQLHCIFVDNGLLRKNEFETVLHTYQDMGLNIRGIDAGPRFLDALQDVTDPELKRKAIGKTFIEVFDDAAHAIPNATWLAQGTIYPDVIESISVNGPSATIKSHHNVGGLPDYMKLKIIEPLKSLFKDEVRKVGRELGISPLLVNRHPFPGPGLGIRILGSISAEKIRIAQEADFIFIEALKEYDWYDKVWQAGVMLLPVRSVGVMGDERTYDFVVALRAVGSTDGMTADWIHLPYEFLAEVSNRIINKVKGVNRVVYDISSKPPATIEWE
- a CDS encoding LysM peptidoglycan-binding domain-containing protein, whose protein sequence is MKRFLIVFLLFYASAVVCAQQPGAVQRSEVIEMMDGKEYYIHLVRQGQTMESIAAAYQLSVADINRENPRLKGIITTGDVMKIPKDMGAIGSAENSPKAEATSDQKPQTIPVPSKTPATPKANSHTVTAQETFFGIARQYSITVPELRAANPGITELQPGQVLVIPEKGSEVIVQSKPEEKQAEQPKPGSIPETYTVQAGETLFSISRRFNMTVEEINNLNPGLTDGLKAGQTIRLKNFHGTQEPQYKTIQDTTVTYTYHRVRRGETLFRIGKRYGVSADELIKHNPHAAEGLQPKQVLQIPVYNITTKKVLQEIKPPVEEEVPEIPGPGIPEDCHPLVEHGKTYNIALMLPFFLDAKVEFPTSDSLTGEEQSLNKSYEFMQFYYGAMLAIDSLGKLGLNATVHVYDVDNTPESVDKVLARSELSNMDLIIGPLFSGNFDKMARFAASNKINIVNPLSTRTEFLLNNPYSIKAQSSSKDQVHVLASFIKNNFAGKNIIVVRQFSFSENETSEIFRKEFGEAGLNEVIYIRDSLDGVRRSLSKTRENIIVGLSTDKVFIMDFIRKLNDIRADYDITCFGMQEWEEFEIDTEHIVNLRLHLPSHSYIDYNAEPVKNYIRLFRNTYNTEPLPNRFAFEAFDITWYFVSAMMKYGAAFEECLPSYRYRGMQIPFSFEPLGRNGFENKGLSIYRIQDFRQIEVYPK
- a CDS encoding OsmC family protein, encoding MHGQHRYNATIKWTGNLGTGTDNFRNYERSHRISIENKPDILGSSDPAFRGDKSRHNPEDLLVASLSSCHMLWFLHLCSEKGVIVLDYTDNATGIMVETSNGGGQFTEVTLNPIVVVKENSMIDKANELHKKANKLCFNANSVNFPVRHNPTTKTK